The genomic interval AGACCTTGGCGATATGTGGATCCACGAGGCATTTACTAATTACTCGGAGGCCCTCTATATTGACTATGTTTTCGGTAAACAGGCTGGTCTGGAGTATATACACGGCAACCGAAAAGGAATACAAAACGATCGCCCCTTACAAGGTCCTTATGGAGTAAATAAAGAAGGTTCTGGCGATATGTATGTAAAAGGCGGTGTATTTCTGAACATGTTACGTACGATAATTGACGACGACGAAAAGTGGAGGCAGATCTTACGAGGATTAAACAAGGAATTTTATCATAAAACAGTTGATTACGAGGATATTGAAAAATACATATCTACTAAATCCGGCATCAACATGAAGTCTATTTTTTCTCAATATCTACAACATACGGGTATTCCCACGCTGGAACTTCAATGGGATGAAGGTAAATTGTATGGTCGGTGGATTGCTGAAGTTGAGGATTTCTCAATGCCTGTAAAAATCAAGGTTAAAGGAGGTGAATATCAGTTTTTCAACCTTAATCAAAAATTCTCTGAAATAATTTTACAAGACGCTGAGAAAGATCTTATCGAAGTAGATGTGTTTAATTATTATATTGGCGTCCTATTTAACTAAAGTTAATATTTAGTATATTTGAGTGTATGTTTTTGACAATTCTGAATATCATTTTCTTTTTGAGTTTTTTACTCTTCGCGTATTTTAATTTAAATGATAAGGACTCTTGGTTATGGGTGGGAATCTATGTTATTGCTGCGGTTCTGTGTGGTCTTGTCGTATTTGACCGAACCTACCCTTCCGTTTATTTATTTGTCATGGGTTTTTACTTTGTGTATGCAATCTTCCTTTTCTTCTCAAAAGATGGTGTATGGGATTGGTTCACGAAATATAAAAGACAAAGTATTGTCGAAAGTATGCAGGCGACGAAACCTTATATTGAAAAAACAC from Pedobacter indicus carries:
- a CDS encoding transmembrane 220 family protein, producing the protein MFLTILNIIFFLSFLLFAYFNLNDKDSWLWVGIYVIAAVLCGLVVFDRTYPSVYLFVMGFYFVYAIFLFFSKDGVWDWFTKYKRQSIVESMQATKPYIEKTREFFGLLIITGALALNYIYA